A genome region from Danio aesculapii chromosome 2, fDanAes4.1, whole genome shotgun sequence includes the following:
- the LOC130234501 gene encoding phospholipid scramblase 2: protein MALVALVSHTALGSQTGLAAIRGTQVVALAFHGIREDLAPLENQPALENLAALAVTEDLSGQTEGVNAPGVNVPLPPVYTIGPHPGVNEVYTTPPTGYVAPQVPAIMPVLDRPMGCPVGLEYLTQVDQLLVHQKVELMEVLMGWETNNQYVVKNSLGQQVFFAAEESHFCSRMFCGSVRSFLLHIQDNMGQEVMTLSRPLKCSSCFFPCCLQELEVHSPSGSPLGYVTQSWHPYLPKFIIHNERKEPVLKILGPFCDCKCCSDVNFEVMSLDESSVIGRISKQWSGFEAEAFTDADNFGLQFPMDLDVKIKAVILGACFLINNKFWDLLF from the exons ATGGCTCTTGTGGCTCTGGTAAGTCACACAGCTCTGGGAAGTCAGACAGGTCTGGCAGCCATTCGTGGAactcaggtggtggctctggCCTTTCATGGGATTCGGGAGGATCTGGCACCCCTGGAGAATCAGCCAGCTCTGGagaatctggcagctctggcagtgacggaggatctg tcaggtcAGACAGAAGGTGTAAATGCTCCTGGAGTCAATGTGCCCTTGCCCCCTG TGTATACGATTGGTCCTCATCCTGGTGTAAATGAGGTTTACACTACACCACCAACAG GTTATGTGGCACCTCAGGTTCCGGCGATCATGCCAGTCCTGGACAGACCTATGGGCTGTCCTGTTGGTCTAGAGTACCTCACCCAG GTTGACCAGCTTCTAGTTCATCAGAAAGTGGAACTAATGGAAG TACTCATGGGATGGGAGACCAACAATCAATATGTGGTGAAAAACAGTTTAGGGCAGCAAGTGTTTTTTGCCGCTGAAGAGAGTCATTTTTGTAGTCGTATGTTTTGTGGATCTGTGCGTTCCTTCCTGCTTCATATCCAGGATAACATGGGACAGGAAGTCATGACTTTATCTCGTCCCCTTAAGTGCAGTAGTTGCTTCTTCCCTTGCTGTCTTCAAGAG CTGGAGGTTCATAGCCCTTCAGGCAGCCCTCTTGGTTATGTAACACAAAGCTGGCATCCTTATCTGCCAAAGTTTATCATTCATAATGAGAGAAAAGAACCTGTTCTGAAGATTTTGGGACCATTTTGTGACTGCAAATGTTGTTCTGATGTTAATTTTGAG GTGATGTCACTGGATGAGTCCTCAGTGATTGGTCGAATTAGCAAACAGTGGTCGGGATTTGAGGCAGAAGCTTTTACTGATGCAGACAACTTTGGCCTACAATTTCCAATGGATTTGGATGtgaaaataaaagcagttatattGGGAGCCTGCTTTCTTATC